In Streptomyces violaceusniger Tu 4113, one DNA window encodes the following:
- a CDS encoding DEAD/DEAH box helicase: MTTDAPAEQIGFADLRLRPELLRALAGLGYEEPTPIQREAIPPLLDGRDLLGQAATGTGKTAAFALPVLQRISQDGGGAEPSALVLVPTRELAMQASEAIHRYGRDLGTRVLPVYGGQPIGRQLRALERGVDVVVATPGRALDHIGRGTLRLDSLETLVLDEADEMLDMGFAEDIDAILEGTPADRQTVLFSATMPARIDAMARRHLRGPVRIQIEREKPAPGETPKVRQSAYVVARAQKPAALGRVLDVESPEATIVFCRTRDQVDQLTETLNGRGYRAEALHGGMGQEQRDRVMGRVRGGTADLLVATDVAARGLDIEQLTHVVNYDVPSAPESYVHRIGRVGRAGREGVAITLAEPREHRMLKAIERTTRRQIRVEKVPTVADLRARRLELTRAALQESIVEDDLDRFRVVVETLTDEFDVMDVALAAVKLAHEAGGAAVDEEEIPEVAPRGGRGDREGRGAPGRGPRGTRAPAEGMTRLFIGAGRSAGIRPQDLVGAIAGESRLSGRDIGSIEIADRFSLVEVPASAVDEVIRALRGTTLKGRKPIVRRERDRAG; the protein is encoded by the coding sequence ATGACAACAGACGCGCCCGCCGAACAGATCGGCTTCGCCGACCTGCGACTGCGGCCTGAGCTACTGCGGGCACTCGCGGGGCTGGGCTACGAGGAGCCGACCCCGATCCAGCGCGAGGCCATCCCTCCGCTGCTGGACGGCCGCGATCTGCTGGGCCAGGCCGCCACGGGAACCGGGAAAACCGCCGCATTCGCCCTGCCGGTGCTTCAGCGCATCAGCCAGGACGGTGGTGGGGCGGAGCCGTCGGCCCTGGTCCTGGTGCCCACCCGTGAGCTGGCCATGCAGGCGTCGGAGGCCATCCACCGCTACGGGCGCGACCTGGGCACCCGGGTCCTGCCCGTCTACGGCGGGCAGCCGATCGGGCGGCAGTTGCGCGCCCTGGAGCGCGGCGTCGACGTGGTGGTGGCGACACCGGGCCGGGCGCTCGACCATATCGGGCGCGGGACGCTGCGGCTCGACAGCCTGGAGACACTGGTGCTGGACGAGGCCGACGAAATGCTCGACATGGGCTTCGCCGAGGACATCGACGCGATACTCGAGGGCACACCGGCGGATCGCCAGACCGTGCTCTTCTCCGCGACGATGCCGGCGCGCATCGACGCCATGGCCCGGCGCCATCTGCGCGGCCCGGTACGCATCCAGATCGAGCGGGAGAAACCGGCCCCCGGTGAGACGCCCAAGGTGCGGCAGTCCGCATACGTCGTGGCACGGGCGCAGAAACCCGCCGCGCTCGGTCGGGTGCTGGACGTGGAGTCGCCGGAGGCCACCATCGTCTTCTGCCGGACGCGGGACCAGGTCGACCAGCTCACCGAAACGCTCAACGGACGGGGATACCGCGCCGAGGCACTGCACGGCGGAATGGGCCAGGAACAGCGGGACCGGGTCATGGGTCGGGTGCGCGGCGGCACCGCGGACCTGCTGGTCGCTACCGATGTGGCCGCCCGCGGGCTGGACATCGAGCAGCTCACCCATGTGGTCAATTACGACGTGCCCTCCGCGCCGGAGTCCTATGTCCACCGGATCGGCCGGGTCGGGCGGGCCGGGCGGGAGGGTGTCGCCATCACGCTGGCCGAGCCCCGGGAACATCGGATGCTCAAGGCGATCGAGCGGACGACCCGGCGGCAGATCCGCGTGGAGAAGGTGCCGACCGTCGCCGATCTGCGCGCCCGTCGGCTGGAACTGACCCGAGCGGCACTGCAGGAATCCATCGTCGAGGACGATCTCGACCGCTTCCGGGTGGTGGTGGAGACCCTCACGGACGAGTTCGACGTGATGGATGTGGCGCTGGCCGCGGTCAAGCTGGCGCATGAGGCAGGGGGCGCGGCGGTCGACGAGGAGGAGATTCCCGAAGTCGCTCCCCGCGGCGGGCGCGGGGACCGTGAGGGGCGCGGCGCACCGGGCCGCGGCCCGCGGGGGACCAGGGCCCCCGCGGAGGGCATGACGCGCTTGTTCATCGGTGCCGGGCGCAGCGCGGGCATCAGGCCACAGGATCTGGTGGGCGCCATCGCCGGGGAGTCCCGGCTGAGCGGGCGGGACATCGGCTCGATCGAGATCGCCGACCGCTTCTCCCTGGTGGAAGTCCCCGCCTCCGCGGTCGACGAGGTGATCCGCGCGTTGCGCGGCACCACCCTCAAGGGCCGGAAGCCGATCGTCCGGCGGGAGCGCGACCGGGCGGGCTGA
- a CDS encoding L-serine ammonia-lyase: MAISVFDLFSIGIGPSSSHTVGPMRAARMFVRRLKNEGLLAHTASVRAELFGSLGATGHGHGTPKAVLLGLEGHSPRSVDVEAADAEVERIRTTKRLRLLGTEIGPGQEIDFDASTQLILHRRRSLPYHANGMTLLAYDAEGHPLLEKTYYSVGGGFVVDEDAVGEERIKLDDTVLTHPFRTGDELLRLSHETGLSISALMLENEKAWRTEKEIRDGLLEIWRVMEACVARGMSQEGILPGGLKVRRRAATAARALRSEGEPTARAMEWITLYAMAVNEENAAGGRVVTAPTNGAAGIIPAVLHYYTRFVPGADEDGVIRFLLAAGAIGMLFKENASISGAEVGCQGEVGSACSMAAGGLAEVLGGSPEQVENAAEIGMEHNLGLTCDPVGGLVQIPCIERNGMASVKAVTAARMALRGDGRHHVSLDKVIKTMKETGADMKVKYKETARGGLAVNVIEC, translated from the coding sequence GTGGCCATCTCCGTATTCGACCTCTTCTCGATCGGCATCGGCCCGTCCAGCTCGCACACCGTCGGCCCGATGCGGGCCGCGCGAATGTTCGTCCGCCGGCTGAAGAACGAGGGCCTGTTGGCCCACACCGCCTCCGTGCGCGCCGAGCTCTTCGGCTCGCTGGGCGCCACCGGTCATGGCCATGGAACTCCGAAGGCCGTGCTGCTGGGCCTGGAGGGCCACTCCCCGCGCTCCGTCGACGTCGAGGCGGCCGACGCTGAAGTGGAGCGCATCCGGACCACCAAGCGGCTGCGGCTGCTCGGCACCGAGATCGGCCCCGGCCAGGAGATCGACTTCGACGCGTCGACTCAGCTCATCCTGCACCGCCGCCGCTCCCTGCCGTACCACGCCAACGGCATGACGCTGCTCGCGTACGACGCCGAGGGCCATCCGCTGCTGGAGAAGACGTACTACTCGGTCGGCGGCGGCTTCGTGGTGGACGAGGACGCGGTCGGCGAGGAGCGCATCAAGCTCGACGACACCGTCCTCACCCACCCCTTCCGCACCGGCGACGAGCTGCTGCGGCTCTCCCACGAGACGGGCCTGTCCATCTCGGCCCTGATGCTGGAGAACGAGAAGGCGTGGCGCACGGAGAAGGAGATCCGGGACGGCCTCCTGGAGATCTGGCGCGTCATGGAGGCGTGCGTGGCCCGCGGCATGTCCCAGGAGGGCATCCTCCCCGGCGGCCTCAAGGTCCGCCGCCGCGCCGCCACCGCCGCCCGCGCGCTGCGCTCCGAGGGCGAGCCGACCGCCCGCGCCATGGAGTGGATCACCCTCTACGCGATGGCGGTCAACGAGGAGAACGCGGCGGGCGGACGCGTGGTCACCGCCCCCACCAACGGCGCGGCGGGCATCATCCCCGCCGTCCTGCACTACTACACGCGCTTCGTGCCGGGCGCCGACGAGGACGGCGTCATCCGCTTCCTCCTCGCCGCGGGCGCCATCGGCATGCTCTTCAAGGAGAACGCCTCGATCTCCGGCGCCGAGGTCGGCTGCCAGGGCGAGGTCGGCTCCGCCTGCTCCATGGCCGCCGGCGGCCTCGCCGAGGTCCTCGGCGGCTCCCCGGAACAGGTGGAGAACGCCGCCGAGATCGGCATGGAACACAACCTCGGCCTCACCTGCGACCCCGTGGGCGGCCTGGTCCAGATCCCCTGCATCGAGCGCAACGGCATGGCCTCGGTCAAGGCGGTCACCGCCGCGCGGATGGCCCTGCGCGGCGACGGCCGCCACCATGTCTCGCTCGACAAGGTCATCAAGACGATGAAGGAGACGGGCGCCGATATGAAGGTCAAGTACAAGGAGACGGCGCGGGGCGGGCTCGCGGTGAACGTCATCGAGTGCTGA
- the glyA gene encoding serine hydroxymethyltransferase: protein MSLLNSSLHELDPDVAAAVDAELHRQQSTLEMIASENFAPAAVMEAQGSVLTNKYAEGYPGRRYYGGCEHVDVVEQIAIDRVKELFGAEAANVQPHSGAQANAAAMFALLSPGDTILGLNLAHGGHLTHGMKINFSGKLYNVVPYHVDAETGLVDMDEVERLAKEHRPKMVIAGWSAYPRQLDFAAFRRIADEVGAYLMVDMAHFAGLVAAGLHPSPVPHAHVVTTTTHKTLGGPRGGVILSTADLAKKINSAVFPGQQGGPLEHVIAAKAVSFKVAAGSAFKERQERTLEGARILAERLTQPDVREAGVAVLSGGTDVHLVLVDLRDSELDGRQAEDRLHEVGITVNRNAIPNDPRPPMVTSGLRIGTPALATRGFTAEDFREVADVIAQTLKPSYDAEALRARVPALADKHPLYAHLSK from the coding sequence ATGTCGCTTCTCAACAGCTCCCTGCACGAGCTCGACCCGGATGTCGCCGCCGCCGTCGACGCCGAACTCCACCGCCAGCAGTCCACCCTGGAGATGATCGCCTCGGAGAACTTCGCTCCGGCGGCGGTCATGGAGGCCCAGGGCTCGGTCCTGACCAACAAGTACGCCGAGGGCTACCCCGGCCGCCGCTACTACGGCGGCTGTGAGCACGTCGATGTGGTCGAGCAGATCGCCATCGACCGGGTGAAGGAGCTCTTCGGCGCCGAGGCGGCGAACGTCCAGCCGCATTCGGGCGCCCAGGCCAACGCGGCCGCGATGTTCGCCCTGCTCTCCCCCGGCGACACCATCCTGGGGCTGAACCTGGCGCACGGCGGCCATCTGACCCACGGCATGAAGATCAACTTCTCCGGCAAGCTCTACAACGTGGTGCCCTACCACGTGGACGCCGAGACCGGTCTGGTCGACATGGACGAGGTCGAGCGGCTGGCCAAGGAGCACCGCCCCAAGATGGTGATCGCGGGCTGGTCGGCCTACCCCCGCCAGCTCGACTTCGCGGCCTTCCGCCGGATCGCGGACGAGGTCGGCGCGTACCTGATGGTCGACATGGCCCACTTCGCGGGTCTGGTGGCGGCCGGGCTGCACCCCTCGCCCGTACCGCACGCCCATGTGGTGACCACCACCACCCACAAGACCCTGGGCGGTCCGCGCGGTGGCGTGATCCTCTCCACCGCCGATCTGGCCAAGAAGATCAACTCGGCGGTCTTCCCGGGTCAGCAGGGCGGCCCGCTGGAGCATGTCATCGCGGCCAAGGCGGTCTCCTTCAAGGTCGCCGCGGGCTCGGCCTTCAAGGAGCGCCAGGAGCGCACGCTGGAGGGCGCCCGGATCCTCGCCGAGCGCCTGACCCAGCCCGATGTGCGGGAGGCGGGCGTCGCCGTCCTGTCCGGTGGCACCGACGTCCATCTGGTCCTGGTCGATCTGCGCGACTCGGAGCTGGACGGACGGCAGGCCGAGGACCGGCTCCACGAGGTCGGCATCACGGTCAACCGCAACGCGATCCCGAACGACCCGCGGCCCCCGATGGTCACCTCCGGTCTGCGGATCGGCACCCCGGCGCTGGCCACGCGCGGCTTCACCGCGGAGGACTTCCGCGAGGTCGCCGACGTCATCGCGCAGACGCTCAAGCCGTCCTACGACGCGGAGGCGCTGAGGGCCCGGGTCCCCGCCCTGGCCGACAAGCACCCGCTGTACGCCCATCTGTCCAAGTAA
- the gcvT gene encoding glycine cleavage system aminomethyltransferase GcvT, protein MTDAPPTPRRTALDARHRALGATMTDFAGWDMPLRYGSERDEHTAVRTHAGLFDLSHMGEISLIGSQAGEALDHALVGRLSALAVGRARYTMVCDDEGGILDDLIVYRLGDEEFLVVANASNAQVVLDALTERAGGFEATVRDDRDAYALIAVQGPESPGILGSLTDADLEGLKYYAGLPGTVAGVPAMIARTGYTGEDGFELFLAPDDAERVWDALTEAGAPVGLVPCGLSCRDTLRLEAGMPLYGNELTTDTTPFDAGLGRVVKFDKPGDFVGRQALEAASREADTVSPRTLVGLVAEGRRVPRAGYAVVAADGSQIGQVTSGAPSPTLGRPIAMAYVDPEYAKPGTEGVSVDIRGTREPYEVVALPFYRRER, encoded by the coding sequence GTGACCGACGCCCCGCCCACCCCACGCCGTACCGCCCTGGACGCACGGCACCGTGCGCTCGGCGCCACCATGACCGACTTCGCCGGCTGGGACATGCCGCTGCGCTACGGCAGCGAGCGCGACGAGCACACCGCGGTGCGCACTCACGCCGGGCTTTTCGATCTCTCCCATATGGGTGAGATCTCTCTCATCGGTTCGCAGGCCGGAGAGGCCCTGGATCACGCACTGGTCGGCCGGCTGTCCGCGCTCGCCGTGGGCCGCGCCCGCTACACCATGGTCTGCGACGACGAGGGCGGCATCCTGGACGACCTGATCGTCTACCGCCTCGGGGACGAGGAGTTCCTGGTCGTGGCCAACGCCTCCAACGCCCAGGTGGTGCTGGACGCGCTGACCGAGCGGGCCGGCGGTTTCGAGGCGACCGTAAGGGACGACCGCGACGCCTATGCGCTGATCGCCGTCCAGGGGCCCGAGTCCCCCGGGATCCTGGGCAGCCTGACCGACGCCGACCTCGAGGGGCTCAAGTACTACGCCGGGCTGCCGGGCACCGTCGCGGGCGTCCCCGCCATGATCGCCCGCACCGGCTACACGGGCGAGGACGGCTTCGAGCTGTTCCTGGCGCCGGACGACGCCGAGCGGGTCTGGGACGCGCTGACCGAGGCGGGGGCCCCGGTGGGCCTGGTGCCCTGCGGTCTGTCCTGCCGGGACACCCTGCGTCTCGAGGCGGGCATGCCGCTGTACGGGAACGAGCTGACCACCGACACCACCCCCTTCGACGCGGGGCTCGGCCGGGTGGTGAAGTTCGACAAGCCGGGCGACTTCGTCGGCCGCCAGGCCCTGGAGGCCGCCTCCCGCGAGGCGGACACCGTCAGCCCGCGCACCCTGGTCGGCCTGGTCGCCGAGGGCCGCCGGGTGCCGCGCGCCGGATACGCCGTGGTGGCCGCCGACGGCTCACAGATCGGCCAGGTCACCTCCGGCGCGCCCTCCCCGACGCTGGGCAGGCCGATCGCGATGGCGTACGTGGACCCGGAGTACGCGAAGCCCGGCACCGAGGGAGTCTCGGTGGACATCAGGGGCACCCGGGAGCCTTACGAGGTCGTGGCGCTCCCCTTCTACCGGCGCGAGCGCTGA
- a CDS encoding DUF2795 domain-containing protein, with product MAKPNPTDLQKALKNASYPADKESLVERAKDNGADRELVDQLSHLKKGSFEGPDEVQKAVFKGK from the coding sequence ATGGCGAAGCCCAACCCCACCGACCTGCAGAAGGCACTCAAGAACGCGAGCTACCCGGCCGACAAGGAGTCCCTGGTGGAACGCGCCAAGGACAACGGGGCGGACCGTGAGCTGGTCGACCAGCTGTCCCACCTCAAGAAGGGCAGCTTCGAAGGCCCTGACGAGGTCCAGAAAGCCGTGTTCAAGGGGAAGTGA
- the gcvH gene encoding glycine cleavage system protein GcvH, with translation MSNPQQLRYSKEHEWLSAADEDGVSTIGITEFAANALGDVVYVQLPDVGSAVTAGETCGELESTKSVSDLYSPVSGEVTEINEDVVNDPALVNSAPFEGGWLFKVRVTGEPEELLSADAYTAFAEN, from the coding sequence ATGAGCAACCCCCAGCAGCTTCGCTACAGCAAGGAGCACGAGTGGCTGTCGGCCGCCGACGAGGACGGCGTGTCGACGATCGGCATCACCGAATTCGCGGCCAACGCGCTCGGCGATGTCGTCTATGTCCAGCTCCCGGACGTCGGCTCCGCCGTCACCGCCGGTGAAACCTGCGGTGAGCTGGAGTCCACGAAGTCGGTCAGCGACCTGTACTCGCCGGTCTCCGGTGAGGTCACCGAGATCAACGAGGACGTGGTGAACGATCCGGCGCTGGTGAATTCCGCCCCCTTCGAGGGCGGCTGGCTGTTCAAGGTGCGGGTGACGGGCGAGCCGGAGGAACTGCTCTCCGCCGACGCGTACACCGCCTTCGCCGAAAACTGA
- a CDS encoding hemerythrin domain-containing protein: MSTAQTERAEAAKLPKGDVVAILLDQHARIRDLFSDVKGAEGKHKQQAFDELRALLAVHETGEEMILRPVAKETAGEQEASARNKEEKEANKVLVELEKMDVSTAEFDRRLAGFEKAVIDHAEHEEREEFPAILRDCSEDKRRSMGTKLQMTEKIAPTHPHPGVAGSPAAQWAVGPFASLVDRTKDLLKSAAG; encoded by the coding sequence ATGAGCACTGCGCAGACCGAACGTGCGGAGGCAGCGAAGCTGCCGAAGGGTGATGTGGTGGCCATTCTGCTCGACCAGCACGCACGCATCCGCGACCTTTTCTCGGATGTGAAGGGCGCCGAGGGCAAGCACAAGCAGCAGGCTTTTGACGAGTTGCGGGCCCTCCTCGCGGTGCATGAGACCGGCGAGGAGATGATTCTGCGCCCGGTCGCGAAGGAAACAGCCGGTGAGCAGGAGGCCAGCGCCCGCAACAAGGAGGAGAAGGAAGCGAACAAGGTTCTCGTCGAGCTCGAGAAGATGGACGTCTCAACTGCCGAATTCGACAGAAGGCTGGCCGGATTCGAGAAGGCGGTCATCGACCACGCCGAGCACGAGGAGCGGGAGGAGTTCCCCGCGATCCTGCGGGATTGCTCCGAGGACAAGCGCCGGAGCATGGGAACGAAGCTGCAGATGACGGAGAAGATCGCCCCGACGCACCCGCACCCGGGCGTGGCCGGGTCCCCCGCGGCTCAGTGGGCGGTGGGGCCGTTCGCCTCACTCGTCGACCGGACGAAGGACCTCCTGAAGAGCGCCGCCGGCTGA
- a CDS encoding DsbA family protein, with amino-acid sequence MQPQTPLPARVPAHAPQEGDGVVVGNGPVIIDAYIDFQCPFCRMFEETSGPLLDAMVTEGQVTLVYHPMAFLDAMSTSRYSTRASAASGCASDGGAFMEYLYTLFANQPPEGGPGLSDEELIALGLRVGLNDAFAACVRDGVHLDWPPYVTAKAAERGVSATPTVLVEGVPVRPHPVLIRTAVAAALHHPA; translated from the coding sequence ATGCAACCGCAGACGCCACTCCCGGCTCGGGTGCCGGCTCACGCGCCTCAGGAAGGCGATGGCGTCGTCGTCGGCAACGGCCCAGTGATCATCGATGCCTATATCGACTTCCAGTGCCCCTTCTGCCGGATGTTCGAGGAGACATCGGGGCCGCTGCTCGATGCCATGGTCACCGAGGGTCAGGTGACGTTGGTCTATCACCCGATGGCCTTCCTGGACGCCATGTCGACCAGCCGGTACTCCACCCGCGCCTCGGCCGCCTCGGGCTGCGCCTCCGACGGCGGGGCATTCATGGAGTACCTCTACACACTCTTCGCCAACCAGCCGCCGGAGGGCGGCCCCGGGCTCAGTGACGAGGAGCTGATCGCGCTCGGCCTGCGGGTCGGGCTGAACGACGCCTTCGCCGCGTGCGTGCGCGACGGTGTCCATCTGGACTGGCCTCCGTACGTCACCGCCAAGGCGGCCGAACGCGGGGTGAGCGCCACGCCGACCGTACTCGTCGAGGGTGTCCCCGTAAGGCCCCACCCGGTCCTGATCAGGACCGCGGTGGCGGCCGCCCTCCACCACCCGGCGTGA